DNA from Chitinophagaceae bacterium:
GCTACCTAAAAATAAGAGTGTGGGATTCTAAAAAATGGTGTTGTATTTATATAAGAGATCATTCTAAAAGCCACTTTCGATACACTTGTAGTTTTGTAACTATTTGATTATGAATAGTTTTCAAATTTAATATTTCTGTAAAAACGAATTTTCGGAGTGGACTCATTCTTGGATTTCAAAACCTTTTATCTCAATGAATTTTGCTCTGGTTTTTGTTCGTTTGGCTAATCCTGTTATGGTTATCTTTTTTTTGAGTTTGTGAGCTTCAATGGCACTTTTATAATTTTCGCTGTCAAGTTTCACAGAAGCAACCATATGTATGCCATTATGAATGCCTGTAAATGCTATATTATTTCTGAACCCCTCAGGATTCCTTGATTTTAATTCAGTAATGAAACCAGTAAAACTAAAATCACCATACTCTAATGAATGAGATTCAATTTGCTCTACAAACTGATTTAATTTGTGAAGTTTCAAAGGGGTAATATCTTGATTTACAATAGTATCACTATTTGCAATGTTATGAAATGAAAAGTCAATGTTTTTAAGATTTGTTTTATCAAAGAATGATTCTATATCTTTGAATAGTTTAATATTAATTATCGTTTCATTTTCTATTAAGTATTCTTCTGTAACTTGCGTATCACCTTCAAATTCAAAAATGTTTTGTTTTACAAAAGTCAATACCTCTCTAAGTTTTTGATTTATTTCCTCAGAGGATATTTCTTGTCTACCATATAATTCTAAGCCGTTATGTTTGATTAATTCTTTTGAAGGTAACTGAATTTTTGCAACAAAGCTTCCCTTCTCTGTTTGCATAAAATTGCATAGATTTAAGTATTTGCTTACTTCTTCGGAAACCCTTGTGGATGTTACAGTCCTGTCAATTACAAAACTTGCTGCGTCTGAAAGTATTAATTTTATTTTTTCTACAAGTCCCTCAAATCTTGTAAGTGACATTATTCCTTGTTTAGTTTGGTCATCATAAACTCGAACTTTTAAAACCGTGTTTTCATTTTTTAGAACAACATTCAAATCATCTATTGTTAAGTCATAGAAGTCCGCAATAATTTCTAAAATATTTTCAATAAATCTTTCAGAATTTATTTTGTTAATTTGTCTCGGAATATGTAATCTAAATTCTTCATTAAAATGGAACTCTATTGGCGGTCTTAATAAAGTAAACCTGTCAGTTTGCTCTGAAATCTGCCATGCCCTATTTGTTAGGAACAATAATATTGACGATAATATTGTATCTGTAATCATGGTTTATGGATAAAGTTGTTGATATAACGTATTAAAAAAATCTATTCCAAGCATATTTGCCTTTGGAATTTCGATTCTCATTGTGAATTTATTATTTGTCATTTGAGAACCCTCAGGAGGAAGAAACCAATAAGCATGTTTTCTAAGTCTTATTTCCGTATGGTCTATGTCAACCCATAAATTTTGGTCATTCGGTAGAATAAATAAAATTAATACTAATGGAACATGAACGTTTTTGTCTGTTTGTCTTTTCACCAAGTCATTAAAATTCTCAATTTTTAGGTCATATTTAATAAAATGAGGTTCATCAACAATTAAATTTTCGATTGTCTATTTTAATTGAATATCTATATATCTACCGTCATACGTGTGTCTTGTTTGACCTTGAGGTGTAGTATATGTATATTCCTTTTTTAGTTGATAGTCAACTCCCGCATCTGATTCAGGTTTATCAATAGCAAATCCTTTATGAGCAGCTAAAATACCAATAAATCGATTAGATAATTGCTCTTTTATTTTTTCTTCTGTCATTAAATGTCTTGTCGTTTATACTTGCATTAAAATATTAAATATAAAAAAGTTTTTGGTACCCTGAAAAAAATTAGTCACACCTAATTTCAGATTAGTTACTATTTTACTCCAAAATAGTTACTCCTTTTTTTTGAAGAAATTAATTTTTAGACCCCACTTATATTTATATATGAGTAATTATGAGTTAAAAAATAAATTTACAAAAATGCAAAATAATAAAATGTTTTACAAACTTGTTTTACTGTTTTTTTATAAAAAAACAAATGCAAAAAAGATACTTTTTATTATAAAACATGGTTTTGTTTTATTTTACAGCAGAATTATTTTAATTTTCATTAAAAAAATGATTTTTTTAAACAATTATTAATTTTGTCACTCAAAAAAACAAAAAATACAAAACTCAGTATTATTTTTAGCATAATTATGAAAATTAAAAAAATAAAAACTATATTTGCAAAAGTATAACAAAAAAATAAAATAAAAATTAAAATAATGAAAGCAAAACATATATCAATTTTTTTATTAGTAGTAGCCGTAGGTTTATCTTATTATTTATATCGCTCCATAGCTGGAAAAGTAGAGTTAAATAAGGAGATAATAAAAAATGAAGCAGAGGTAATAGAGCAGTTAAAAGTTATTAGAAAAGCCCAAGAAGCTTTTCAAGAAAGTAATGGCAGATATGCAAATACTTGGGAAGAACTTCTTTCTTTCTTAGAAAATGGATATTTTTATATTACCCAAAGAACAGAAACTGTTATTCCAAAAGAATACGGAGAAGAAGAGGTTATTGTAAAAGTAGATACATTAGGAAAAATAGCCGTAAAAGATTCTCTATTTAAAAATAATTTGGATATTATACGTAATATTCCATATATACCGAATACAGATAAAAAAAAATTTGGTATATGGGCAGAAGTAGTAGACAAATCGGGCGTAAAACTTGCCTTAGTGGAAGTATGGGACACTCATCCTATAAATCCCGAAAGGAAGGAAAGTAAAAAAATAACGAATCAAAAACCATTGAGGTTTGGTTCCAGAACACAAATTACTACATCAGGAAACTGGGAATAAATAAGATTGAAAACAACAGAAATTTCATACCAACGGCTTCATAAATTTAGAGATACTCGGTTTGATGAAGATGAAATCAGTCATTACTCTCTTCTATTAGAAATAGGTAATAAGGACTTTGAATTTTGTGTTATTGATACCAGAGATGATAAGTGTGTTTTAGTAGAAGAATATTTACTTCATAATGTGAAAACAATTCATAACCGGCTTTTACTATTAAAGAGTTTATTCAAATACCACAATATACTCGCAGCTCGTTTTTGGAAAAACATTAAAATATCTATTAAAACCCATAAATATACCCTTGTTCCATTAGATATTTTTACTGCAGAAAAATGCTCTGATTATCTTTCTCTCAACTGTGATGTAACTTCTTATGAAACCGTTGCTCATTATATTCATAAAGATATAGGGGTAGTAAATATCTTTACTATAGACACACCTCTTTATGAATGGTTACATTATTTTTATAATAAAAAAGATATTGTTATCATCCAACAAGGCAGCTCTTTTATAGAAGGAGTATTAGAATATGGTAAGCAAAAATCTATTCTAGGAACAACGTTATATTGCCTTATGGATAGAAGTATATTACATCTCTGTGTTTGCGATTCTCAGAAAAATTTATGGTATTATAATCAATTTTACATAAAAACCTACGAAGAGTTTTTGCAGTATGTATTACTTGTTTTTTCAGAATTAAAAATGAATAAAAGTTCTACCTATACTATATCATGGGGAAATATTGATTACAGAAAAATCACCCAAATGATGCAACAATATATTACAAACGTAGAAATGGGTTCTCATCTCAATTTTTTATCTTTTAGTTATGAGTTTGATGAAATGTTAGATCATAAATACTTTGACCTCTTTAGTATTCATAAAATTTCAAATACCAATACATCTGTATGAAAATAGCAATATTCCCTGGTTTTTTTGACCCTTTTACCTTAGGCCATTATGATATAGTGATGCGGAGTTCCCATTTGTTCGATAATATTATTATTGCCATAGGGAGTAATAGTCGGAAAACGAGATATTTTGATGCAAATATGATACTGCTGAAAATAGAAGAAACATTTAAAGATAACCCTAAAGTTTCTGTAAAAATTTATAATGAACTCACCACTGATTTTGCAAAAAAAAATAACGCTACCTTTATTATTAGAGGGATAAGGAATAGTAATGATTTTGAGTATGAAAAAAATATCTCTGAAATAAACCATGCTCTTAATGCCAATATAGAAACAGTTTTTTTATTAGGTTCATCCCAATATTCTTTTATAAGAAGCACTATTATTAGAGAGATACATTACCATAAAGGAAACATTAAACCTTTTTTACCGTATTCTTTGTAAATAGATAATTAACCATATAATACAATATAAAACATTCATAACCTACGTCATATATGCAAGAAGTCAATGATTTTTTAACAATAATAGATAGTTACATTGGAGGTTCATCTTGGTTCGCATTTTTATTATTGGGAACGGGACTTTTTTTTACCTTTTATTTGAAATTTCCACAAATACGTTTTTTTGGTCATGCCATAAAAACTACTATGGGAAAATATGATTTGAAGGGAGCAAAAGGAGATGCTACTCATTTTCAGGCATTAAGCACCGCATTATCGGGAACTGTGGGAACAGGTAATATTGCAGGAGTTGCATTTGCTATACATTTAGGAGGACCTCCCGCTTTATTTTGGATGCTTATGACAGCAGCAATAGGTATGACTACAAAATTTGTAGAAGTAACTATTTCCCATAAATACAGAGAAATTACATCAGATGGAACCATTGCGGGTGGTGCTATGTATTATATGAAGAACGCACATTTTTTACTGTTTGGTAAAAAAATAAATATGACCATTATTGGGATTATTTTTGCAATAGCCACTGTTCTCTCTTCCTTTGGAACAGGTAGTTTACCACAAATAAACAGCATAGCCAATTCTTTACTCACCACTTTTGGATTAGAAAAATGGATAACCGGATTAGTACTTGCCTTTATACTTGCTCTCATTATAATAGGCGGTATAAAAAGAATAGTAACCGTATCTGAAAAATTAGTTCCTGCAATGGCTATTATTTATTTTTTAGGAGCATTGGGAGTTATATTTTATAATATAGAAAATATAATTCCCTCTTTCATATCTATATTTTCGGATTTATTTACGGGAACAGCAGCTACGGGAGGATTTGTAGGTGCAACTATATCGATAGCATTTAATAAGGGGGTAGCAAGAGGTTTATTTTCTAATGAATCGGGACAAGGTTCTGCTCCTATAGCACACTCTGCTGCGAGATCTACAGAACCCTTATCAGAAGGTATGGTAGCAATATTAGAACCATTTATAGATACTATTATTATTTGTTTTCTCACGGGATTGGTTGTTCTTTCCAGTGGTGTTTGGAAAGAAAAATACGATAATATATTTCAATACTCTGATATGATTGTGCTTGCGGATTCTTACACAGAGAATCCCGAAAATACAAAAAAAATAATGGAACATATTACACAAAAAAAATTACTTCCTACTTTTACAGGTAATCTTCTTGTGCGTAATGGAAAGATTCAAAATGCGATCACTGTAATACATTCTCGTTCTGTTGCGGAAGATATTCTTATCTACAAAGGAACAGAAATATATACGGGAGAGGAAATATTTATAGAGAATGGGCTCGTGAAAAATTATCCTCTTGGATTAGAAATACGAGGAAAATCACTCCTTCACAGCGCACCGCTCACTACGGAAGCTTTTAAGAAAAGTTATTTTGGAGAATTTGGAAAATATGTTATATCCATAGGACTTTTATTATTTGCTTTCAGCACTGCTGTTTCTTGGTCTTATTATGGTGATAGAGCCATAAATTTTTTATTTGGAAAAAAATATATATTCCCATACCACTGTGTTTATGTAATAGGGTTCTTTTTGGCATCTATTACAGATACTACTATTATATGGACTTTTTCAGGTATTACAATAGCTTTGATGACCATTCCGAATCTTATAGGTATTTTATGGCTTAGAAAAGAAATGCCTCAAGCCATGAAAAGTTACCAAGATTTTTTTAAAAAATCATTTCCCGATAAAAAACATCCTCGTTTTTATTAAACATATACAATGAATACAGAGAGAAAAGAATACGAACCTGTGATAGGATTAGAGGTACATATTCAATTACTCACAACTAGTAAAGTTTTTTCTCCAGATTTTAATACATTTGGAAGCACTCCAAACGCAAATATTCATCCTATTTCTCTAGGGTACCCAGGTACACTACCAAGACTGAATGAAAAAACAATAGAATATGCTATAAAAATGGGTATAGCATGTCACTGTGAGATTAATAATTATATTTTTTTTGAAAGAAAAAACTATTTTTATCCCGATTTACCAAAAGGATACCAAATAACACAAGATAAAGAACCCATCTGCAAAAATGGATATATTACCATTTGTGTTAATAATACAACAAGAAACATACCTCTTTTTAAAATTCATATAGAAGAAGATGCAGGAAAGCTCATCCACGACCAAAAAGACACAAAATCCCTCATTGACTATAATCGTGCAGGAGCTCCTCTTTTAGAAATAGTAACTCTTCCTGCAATTTACTCCCCGGAGGAAGCAAGTACTTTTTTATATGAAATCCAAAAAATGATTCGTTATTTAGAAATTTCTAATGGAAATATGGAAGAAGGTTCCCTCCGATGTGATGCAAACATATCTATGAGAGAAAAAGGAATAAAAACATTAGGAACTAAAGTAGAAATAAAAAATATAAATAGTCCTAAATTCGTTCAAAAAGCAATACAAACAGAGATAGTACGACAAATAGAACTTATAGAGCAAAAAAAAAAAATTGTTTCTGAAACACGCCTTTATGACCAAAAACAAGATACAACATTTTCCATGAGAACTAAAGAAGAATCCAAAGATTATAGATACTTCCCGGATCCGGACATTCCTCCTATCACGCTCTCTCAAAATACCATAGATGCTATACGAGTAAATATGCCCATGCTCCCATTTCAATACAGAGATATTTTTAAAAATACATATCATATATCTGATGAAAACATTGATACTCTTACAGAAAACAAGGAATGTGCTTTATTTACCCATACAATGCTCCAGGAAAATCACGATGCTGAGGAAGTATGCAAATGGATACTCGGTCCTATCAGGAACTTGATGAAAAAAGAAAATAAACATTGGAAAGAAATTTCTGTAACATTATTAAAAGATCTTATAGAAATGGTGAAAAAAAAAGAAATAAGCTTTAGCACCGCCTCACAACATATTCTTCCCGATATGCTACGAGGACTTTCTCCTAGAAAAATAGCAATAGAAAAACAACTAATAGAAAATACCACTACCTATAACTTGGAAGAAATAATAAATACTCTTTTACAAAATCAGAATGAAAAATTGCAAGATTATAAAAATGGAAAAACAGGACTTTTACAGTTTTTTATAGGAGAAGTTATGAAAAAAACAAAAGCATCTATTCATCCTCAAAAAATACATGCTCTTCTTTTAGAAAAACTCCACAATAATGAATAGATAGGATTCTCCCCATAAAACAATTTGAAAAGTGGTATGGAATGATACTTCTTACATTTAGTTTATATATTACAAATGTATATTTTACAAAAACAAACAATGAGACATATAATTATCATTGGAAACGGAATAGCAGGGGTCACTTGTGCAAGACATATAAGAAAACAGAGTAATGATGCGATTACTATTATTTCTTCGGAAACAAAATATTTTTTTAGCAGACCTGCTCTTATGTATGTGTATATGGGAGATATGAAGTTTGAACATACTAAACCATACGAAGATAATTTTTGGAAAAAAAATAAAATAAACCTTGTGGAAGGGTTTGTGCACAAAATAGATTCCGATACTAAAACCGTTTTTTTAAAAGAAGGTGCTTCATTACGGTACGATGTTTTGGTACTAGCATCGGGTTCTGTCCCTAATTTTTTTGGATGGAAAGGACAAAATTTAGAAGGAGTTCAAGGATTTTATAGCTATAGGGATATACAATTATTAGAAAAAAAGACGAAAAATATTACATCAGCGGTAATTGTAGGAGGAGGACTCATAGGTATAGAACTCTGCGAAATGTTACTTTCTAGAAATATAAAAGTAGTATTTTTAGTAAGAGAAAAAAGTTTTTGGAATATAGTACTCCCTCCAGAAGAATCAGAAATGATCAACAAACATATACAAGAACATCATATAGAACTACGACTATCTACGGAATTACAAGAAATAGTATCAAAAGATGGAAAAAACCTGAGTTCTATTATTACTAAAGAGAACGAAGAAATAGAATGCCAGTTAGTGGGGATTACTGTAGGTGTAAGACCGAATATAGATTTTTTAAAAACAAACGTACCATCTATAAAAATAAATAAAGGGATTTTGGTAGATATTTTTTTACAGACAAATATTCCTGATATTTATGCTATTGGAGATTGTGCAGAAGTTATAAATCCGCTCCCTAATCGGCGGGCAATAGAAGCTGTTTGGTATGTAGGAAAGATTATGGGAGAAACTGTTGCCCAAACAATATGTTCCAAACCTACACAATATAATCCTGGCGTTTGGTTTAATTCTGCAAAATTTTTAGATATAGAATATCAAACGTATGGTAGTGTAAAACCTATTTTAGAAGCAGGGGAAGATACGTTTTGGTGGCAGCATGAAAAAAAACATATAGGAATGAGATTTGTTTTTTCTAAAACTACCCGAACCATAATAGGTGTGAATGTTATGGGTATGAGACAAAGACATGAAACTTGGAACAAATGGATAAAAGAAGAAAAAACAATAGAGTATGTGATGGAACATTTGCAAGAAGCAAGATTTGACCCCGAGTTCTTTGCAAACAATGAAAAATATATACAGAAAGCATTTGCATCATATCACAAGAGTATCAAATAATTTTTCTATTTTT
Protein-coding regions in this window:
- the gatB gene encoding Asp-tRNA(Asn)/Glu-tRNA(Gln) amidotransferase subunit GatB, giving the protein MNTERKEYEPVIGLEVHIQLLTTSKVFSPDFNTFGSTPNANIHPISLGYPGTLPRLNEKTIEYAIKMGIACHCEINNYIFFERKNYFYPDLPKGYQITQDKEPICKNGYITICVNNTTRNIPLFKIHIEEDAGKLIHDQKDTKSLIDYNRAGAPLLEIVTLPAIYSPEEASTFLYEIQKMIRYLEISNGNMEEGSLRCDANISMREKGIKTLGTKVEIKNINSPKFVQKAIQTEIVRQIELIEQKKKIVSETRLYDQKQDTTFSMRTKEESKDYRYFPDPDIPPITLSQNTIDAIRVNMPMLPFQYRDIFKNTYHISDENIDTLTENKECALFTHTMLQENHDAEEVCKWILGPIRNLMKKENKHWKEISVTLLKDLIEMVKKKEISFSTASQHILPDMLRGLSPRKIAIEKQLIENTTTYNLEEIINTLLQNQNEKLQDYKNGKTGLLQFFIGEVMKKTKASIHPQKIHALLLEKLHNNE
- a CDS encoding amino acid carrier protein produces the protein MQEVNDFLTIIDSYIGGSSWFAFLLLGTGLFFTFYLKFPQIRFFGHAIKTTMGKYDLKGAKGDATHFQALSTALSGTVGTGNIAGVAFAIHLGGPPALFWMLMTAAIGMTTKFVEVTISHKYREITSDGTIAGGAMYYMKNAHFLLFGKKINMTIIGIIFAIATVLSSFGTGSLPQINSIANSLLTTFGLEKWITGLVLAFILALIIIGGIKRIVTVSEKLVPAMAIIYFLGALGVIFYNIENIIPSFISIFSDLFTGTAATGGFVGATISIAFNKGVARGLFSNESGQGSAPIAHSAARSTEPLSEGMVAILEPFIDTIIICFLTGLVVLSSGVWKEKYDNIFQYSDMIVLADSYTENPENTKKIMEHITQKKLLPTFTGNLLVRNGKIQNAITVIHSRSVAEDILIYKGTEIYTGEEIFIENGLVKNYPLGLEIRGKSLLHSAPLTTEAFKKSYFGEFGKYVISIGLLLFAFSTAVSWSYYGDRAINFLFGKKYIFPYHCVYVIGFFLASITDTTIIWTFSGITIALMTIPNLIGILWLRKEMPQAMKSYQDFFKKSFPDKKHPRFY
- the coaD gene encoding pantetheine-phosphate adenylyltransferase is translated as MKIAIFPGFFDPFTLGHYDIVMRSSHLFDNIIIAIGSNSRKTRYFDANMILLKIEETFKDNPKVSVKIYNELTTDFAKKNNATFIIRGIRNSNDFEYEKNISEINHALNANIETVFLLGSSQYSFIRSTIIREIHYHKGNIKPFLPYSL
- a CDS encoding DUF3822 family protein — protein: MKTTEISYQRLHKFRDTRFDEDEISHYSLLLEIGNKDFEFCVIDTRDDKCVLVEEYLLHNVKTIHNRLLLLKSLFKYHNILAARFWKNIKISIKTHKYTLVPLDIFTAEKCSDYLSLNCDVTSYETVAHYIHKDIGVVNIFTIDTPLYEWLHYFYNKKDIVIIQQGSSFIEGVLEYGKQKSILGTTLYCLMDRSILHLCVCDSQKNLWYYNQFYIKTYEEFLQYVLLVFSELKMNKSSTYTISWGNIDYRKITQMMQQYITNVEMGSHLNFLSFSYEFDEMLDHKYFDLFSIHKISNTNTSV
- a CDS encoding FAD/NAD(P)-binding oxidoreductase, with protein sequence MRHIIIIGNGIAGVTCARHIRKQSNDAITIISSETKYFFSRPALMYVYMGDMKFEHTKPYEDNFWKKNKINLVEGFVHKIDSDTKTVFLKEGASLRYDVLVLASGSVPNFFGWKGQNLEGVQGFYSYRDIQLLEKKTKNITSAVIVGGGLIGIELCEMLLSRNIKVVFLVREKSFWNIVLPPEESEMINKHIQEHHIELRLSTELQEIVSKDGKNLSSIITKENEEIECQLVGITVGVRPNIDFLKTNVPSIKINKGILVDIFLQTNIPDIYAIGDCAEVINPLPNRRAIEAVWYVGKIMGETVAQTICSKPTQYNPGVWFNSAKFLDIEYQTYGSVKPILEAGEDTFWWQHEKKHIGMRFVFSKTTRTIIGVNVMGMRQRHETWNKWIKEEKTIEYVMEHLQEARFDPEFFANNEKYIQKAFASYHKSIK